One genomic segment of Entelurus aequoreus isolate RoL-2023_Sb linkage group LG25, RoL_Eaeq_v1.1, whole genome shotgun sequence includes these proteins:
- the LOC133642412 gene encoding myeloid-associated differentiation marker-like protein 2, producing the protein MDAHGGHYLNKEAVLSPLGAARMCQLLFGCTIIALVSHSAGYSATYGHFCMFVWCFCFAVTVVVFSLDITRLHSCMPISWDNFTVAFAMLATLMYITASVVYPVYFLDIECPSEGCEEQGYRIAVTVISSLCCFPYGAEVFITRAKPGTVVGYMATVSGLLKVVQGFVACIIFGALDNYSEYNNYIATEYCVVVYSLCFSITVLVVLAAISGKTSALRFPYDRFVVIYTFMAVILYLSTALIWPIFSFDKKYSSTDRPENCPRGECPWDSKLVIAVFSNVNLILYFADLIYSQRIRFVSNAVV; encoded by the coding sequence ATGGATGCCCACGGCGGACACTACCTCAACAAAGAAGCCGTGTTGTCACCGCTCGGGGCAGCCCGAATGTGCCAGTTGCTGTTCGGCTGCACCATAATCGCCCTTGTGTCCCACAGCGCAGGCTACAGCGCCACCTACGGACACTTCTGCATGTTTGTGTGGTGCTTCTGCTTCGCTGTCACGGTGGTAGTGTTCAGCCTGGACATTACAAGACTCCACAGCTGCATGCCTATCTCGTGGGATAATTTCACAGTGGCTTTTGCCATGCTGGCGACACTCATGTACATCACCGCCTCTGTGGTCTACCCCGTGTACTTCCTCGACATTGAGTGCCCTAGCGAGGGCTGTGAGGAACAAGGCTACCGCATTGCTGTGACTGTGATCTCCAGCCTCTGTTGTTTTCCTTACGGGGCTGAAGTTTTCATAACGAGGGCAAAACCTGGAACTGTGGTGGGTTACATGGCAACCGTGTCTGGTCTACTCAAGGTGGTACAGGGATTTGTGGCCTGTATAATTTTTGGAGCCCTGGACAATTACAGCGAGTACAACAACTACATAGCTACTGAGTACTGTGTGGTTGTGTACAGCTTGTGCTTCTCAATCACTGTGTTAGTGGTCTTAGCTGCAATATCCGGGAAGACCTCTGCCCTGCGGTTCCCTTATGACCGGTTTGTGGtcatctacactttcatggctGTGATTCTCTACCTCAGTACCGCACTGATTTGGCCCATCTTCAGCTTTGACAAAAAATACAGCTCTACTGATCGTCCTGAGAACTGTCCACGTGGAGAATGTCCCTGGGACAGCAAGTTGGTGATTGCCGTCTTTTCCAACGTCAACCTTATTCTTTATTTTGCTGATTTGATCTACTCCCAAAGGATTCGCTTCGTCAGTAACGCTGTAGTCTGA